One Brachyhypopomus gauderio isolate BG-103 chromosome 15, BGAUD_0.2, whole genome shotgun sequence genomic region harbors:
- the mcmbp gene encoding mini-chromosome maintenance complex-binding protein isoform X1 produces the protein MPSNEAWINNPLGVVDGIFAQRKSSPEWERKVLDYFKEKLKVNDAKSWVPSLNDIPLHYLKPNSLVKFRCMIQDMFDPEFFMGVYERADPSTNSKELRCGKYKDITDCGQVDFNSRNIVTSERQTFYCVPIPGESKWVKESYACSSQARVIASTSYTPNRHKRSYEEDDEMDMQQQKELSSGPQNVVDSCRNVESKRLETEAPSQNGASTHCSSNLDLNFPLPGEQGPACLVKMYEEWDSFRLNDMLEVFGVLSVDPALSFIADDKEASSLLDPTDGMETAEEQRAHSPPASLVPRLHVLYAQPLQHNNPLLPPAVSEDKGALPSGFLSEMNSVRGELLTYFTHVLLGDVLAAEYLLLHLISSVYARRDVLPLGKFALNISGCPHNSSYTEQLYQIIQQLLPSSYRLCMSLNNMNNLPMVPRKDYTANRLVSGILQLASNTSLFLDETQLEQGQLDATGVRNITALANLISWQKVDYDFSYHQMEFPCNINVLVTSEGRSLLPCDSQVHLRPTVSPPNMEEYLKAIQLAQLPSQLNKYRIYLTVAHLLDYSISEQVTKAVEEDFVEMRKDDPQSISAEDLHRMLSVARLLSLSYGQTTLSRDGWIKAKQLEMVRHSRTQQQECVNGNEP, from the exons ATGCCTTCAAACGAAGCCTGGATAAATAACCCGCTGGGCGTTGTCGATGGCATCTTTG CACAGAGGAAGTCCAGTCCAGAATGGGAACGAAAGGTGCTGGACTACTTCAAAGAGAAACTGAAAGTAAACGACGCCAAATCCTGG GTCCCCTCCCTAAATGATATTCCCCTGCACTACCTGAAGCCCAACAGTCTAGTGAAGTTCCGCTGTATGATCCAGGACATGTTTGATCCAGAATTCTTCATGGGGGTTTACGAGAGAGCCGATCCCTCAACAAATTCAAAA GAACTGAGATGTGGAAAGTATAAAGACATTACTGACTGTGGG CAGGTGGATTTCAACTCAAGAAACATTGTAACTTCAGAGAGACAGACGTTCTATTGTGTCCCTATCCCAGGGGAATCTAAGTGGGTGAAGGAA AGCTATGCATGTTCCAGTCAAGCACGGGTGATTGCGTCCACATCCTACACCCCAAACAGGCACAAACGTAGTTATGAAGAGGACGACGAGATGGACATGCAGCAACAGAAGGAATTAAGCTCAG GACCTCAGAACGTAGTTGATTCTTGTAGGAATGTGGAATCAAAGCGCCTGGAGACAGAAGCTCCCAGTCAGAATGGTGCTTCTACTCACTGCTCATCTAACCTGGATCTCAACTTTCCCCTTCCTGGAGAACAAGGCCCAGCCTGCCTGGTCAAA ATGTATGAGGAGTGGGACAGCTTCAGACTCAACGATATGCTGGAGGTCTTCGGTGTTCTCTCGGTCGACCCTGCACTGAGCTTCATAGCTGATGACAA GGAGGCGTCATCTCTGTTGGATCCGACAGACGGCATGGAAACTGCTGAGGAGCAGAGAGCCCACAGTCCACCCGCGTCTCTTGTCCCTCGCCTCCACGTGCTGTACGCCCAGCCCCTACAGCACAACAACCCACTTCTGCCACCTGCTGTCTCGGAGGACAAAGGAGCCC TTCCAAGCGGTTTTCTGAGCGAGATGAACTCGGTCAGAGGCGAACTCCTCACGTACTTCACACACGTCTTGCTGGGAGACGTGCTGGCAGCGGAgtatctcctcctccacctcatctCCAGCGT GTACGCCCGCAGAGATGTTCTTCCCCTGGGCAAATTTGCCCTCAATATTAGCGGCTGCCCACACAACTCCTCATACACAGAACAGCTCTACCAGATCATCCAGCAGCTACTGCCGTCT TCATACCGGCTGTGTATGAGTCTCAACAACATGAATAACCTGCCAATGGTGCCCAGGAAAGACTACACAGCCAACCGGCTGGTGAGTGGGATTCTCCAGCTGGCCAGCAACACCTCGTTGTTTCTCGACGAGACGCAGCTTGAGCAAGGCCAACTGGACGCTACAG gCGTACGGAACATTACTGCCCTGGCAAACCTGATCTCTTGGCAGAAGGTCGATTATGACTTCAGCTACCACCAGATGGAATTCCCCTGCAATATTAACGTGCTGGTCACGTCCGAGGGCCGCTCGCTCCTCCCG TGTGACAGCCAGGTGCACCTCCGGCCCACTGTGAGTCCGCCCAACATGGAGGAGTACCTCAAGGCCATCCAGCTAGCACAACTTCCATCCCAGCTCAACAAGTACCGTATATATCTCACTGTGGCACACTTACTGGACTACAGCATCTCTGAGCAGGTCACTAAG GCAGTGGAGGAGGACTTTGTTGAAATGCGCAAGGATGACCCCCAGAGCATATCTGCTGAGGACCTGCATAGGATGTTGAGTGTTGCAAG ATTGCTTTCTTTAAGCTATGGCCAGACAACTCTTTCAAGAGATGGTTGGATTAAAGCCAAACAACTAGAGATGGTGCGTCACAGCCGGACACAGCAGCAAGAATGTGTGAATGGCAATGAGCCTTGA
- the mcmbp gene encoding mini-chromosome maintenance complex-binding protein isoform X2: MPSNEAWINNPLGVVDGIFAQRKSSPEWERKVLDYFKEKLKVNDAKSWVPSLNDIPLHYLKPNSLVKFRCMIQDMFDPEFFMGVYERADPSTNSKELRCGKYKDITDCGVDFNSRNIVTSERQTFYCVPIPGESKWVKESYACSSQARVIASTSYTPNRHKRSYEEDDEMDMQQQKELSSGPQNVVDSCRNVESKRLETEAPSQNGASTHCSSNLDLNFPLPGEQGPACLVKMYEEWDSFRLNDMLEVFGVLSVDPALSFIADDKEASSLLDPTDGMETAEEQRAHSPPASLVPRLHVLYAQPLQHNNPLLPPAVSEDKGALPSGFLSEMNSVRGELLTYFTHVLLGDVLAAEYLLLHLISSVYARRDVLPLGKFALNISGCPHNSSYTEQLYQIIQQLLPSSYRLCMSLNNMNNLPMVPRKDYTANRLVSGILQLASNTSLFLDETQLEQGQLDATGVRNITALANLISWQKVDYDFSYHQMEFPCNINVLVTSEGRSLLPCDSQVHLRPTVSPPNMEEYLKAIQLAQLPSQLNKYRIYLTVAHLLDYSISEQVTKAVEEDFVEMRKDDPQSISAEDLHRMLSVARLLSLSYGQTTLSRDGWIKAKQLEMVRHSRTQQQECVNGNEP; this comes from the exons ATGCCTTCAAACGAAGCCTGGATAAATAACCCGCTGGGCGTTGTCGATGGCATCTTTG CACAGAGGAAGTCCAGTCCAGAATGGGAACGAAAGGTGCTGGACTACTTCAAAGAGAAACTGAAAGTAAACGACGCCAAATCCTGG GTCCCCTCCCTAAATGATATTCCCCTGCACTACCTGAAGCCCAACAGTCTAGTGAAGTTCCGCTGTATGATCCAGGACATGTTTGATCCAGAATTCTTCATGGGGGTTTACGAGAGAGCCGATCCCTCAACAAATTCAAAA GAACTGAGATGTGGAAAGTATAAAGACATTACTGACTGTGGG GTGGATTTCAACTCAAGAAACATTGTAACTTCAGAGAGACAGACGTTCTATTGTGTCCCTATCCCAGGGGAATCTAAGTGGGTGAAGGAA AGCTATGCATGTTCCAGTCAAGCACGGGTGATTGCGTCCACATCCTACACCCCAAACAGGCACAAACGTAGTTATGAAGAGGACGACGAGATGGACATGCAGCAACAGAAGGAATTAAGCTCAG GACCTCAGAACGTAGTTGATTCTTGTAGGAATGTGGAATCAAAGCGCCTGGAGACAGAAGCTCCCAGTCAGAATGGTGCTTCTACTCACTGCTCATCTAACCTGGATCTCAACTTTCCCCTTCCTGGAGAACAAGGCCCAGCCTGCCTGGTCAAA ATGTATGAGGAGTGGGACAGCTTCAGACTCAACGATATGCTGGAGGTCTTCGGTGTTCTCTCGGTCGACCCTGCACTGAGCTTCATAGCTGATGACAA GGAGGCGTCATCTCTGTTGGATCCGACAGACGGCATGGAAACTGCTGAGGAGCAGAGAGCCCACAGTCCACCCGCGTCTCTTGTCCCTCGCCTCCACGTGCTGTACGCCCAGCCCCTACAGCACAACAACCCACTTCTGCCACCTGCTGTCTCGGAGGACAAAGGAGCCC TTCCAAGCGGTTTTCTGAGCGAGATGAACTCGGTCAGAGGCGAACTCCTCACGTACTTCACACACGTCTTGCTGGGAGACGTGCTGGCAGCGGAgtatctcctcctccacctcatctCCAGCGT GTACGCCCGCAGAGATGTTCTTCCCCTGGGCAAATTTGCCCTCAATATTAGCGGCTGCCCACACAACTCCTCATACACAGAACAGCTCTACCAGATCATCCAGCAGCTACTGCCGTCT TCATACCGGCTGTGTATGAGTCTCAACAACATGAATAACCTGCCAATGGTGCCCAGGAAAGACTACACAGCCAACCGGCTGGTGAGTGGGATTCTCCAGCTGGCCAGCAACACCTCGTTGTTTCTCGACGAGACGCAGCTTGAGCAAGGCCAACTGGACGCTACAG gCGTACGGAACATTACTGCCCTGGCAAACCTGATCTCTTGGCAGAAGGTCGATTATGACTTCAGCTACCACCAGATGGAATTCCCCTGCAATATTAACGTGCTGGTCACGTCCGAGGGCCGCTCGCTCCTCCCG TGTGACAGCCAGGTGCACCTCCGGCCCACTGTGAGTCCGCCCAACATGGAGGAGTACCTCAAGGCCATCCAGCTAGCACAACTTCCATCCCAGCTCAACAAGTACCGTATATATCTCACTGTGGCACACTTACTGGACTACAGCATCTCTGAGCAGGTCACTAAG GCAGTGGAGGAGGACTTTGTTGAAATGCGCAAGGATGACCCCCAGAGCATATCTGCTGAGGACCTGCATAGGATGTTGAGTGTTGCAAG ATTGCTTTCTTTAAGCTATGGCCAGACAACTCTTTCAAGAGATGGTTGGATTAAAGCCAAACAACTAGAGATGGTGCGTCACAGCCGGACACAGCAGCAAGAATGTGTGAATGGCAATGAGCCTTGA